Part of the Plasmodium malariae genome assembly, chromosome: 9 genome is shown below.
ataaaagacTCTGCTTGAGGCGTAGCTGGATCGACGCCTCCCATTGCAACTCTCCACATTTTTGGTGCATCGCAtctaaaaggaaaaaggaaaaaaataatatatttcattatatcaTATTGTAGACATATAAACgatgtaaatatgtacaaatatggGAGATGGTTGAATATCAATTCACTGTTTAAGTATTAAGTAGACGGAAAATAATTCATGGACAAATGGAACCATTAACACTACgtaaacatttatttatatatatacataaatttgtGTATATCCATAAATTGTAAAAAGTACGTTGTCGAAAACAGTTTTATGTTTTAACACATCAaggtaaatgaaaaataaaaaaaaatataaaaatttatatataccttGCTACACGAAAATTTggtattaaattatttttaaacacaTTAAAACACTTGGATAAAAACTCACGTTtcgtttcttttttcatggtaaaaaattagtttttaaaataaataaaagtgtATTACTCTGTTTATTGgtactattattactgaaaaaaaaaattttatcccTTCTaaaaacttaatattttcaaggaaaattcatatttaaaacttttcctttaaaagaaaatattcataatatattacatacatacatataaatagatatatatatgtgaatacaaatatttgAGTTAAAACAAGAGGCTAtaagaataatgaaaaaaaaaaaaattcattaaaggaaaaataaataaaaaggtgAAACTATTTACGTTTATGACCACCTGATATAAAcggaaaattttaaaatgaaaaatagagTTT
Proteins encoded:
- the PmUG01_09056300 gene encoding conserved Plasmodium protein, unknown function codes for the protein MKKETKREFLSKCFNVFKNNLIPNFRVARCDAPKMWRVAMGGVDPATPQAESFINFHNHTVTYMVFIMFTVLLSLKR